A genome region from Amblyraja radiata isolate CabotCenter1 chromosome 32, sAmbRad1.1.pri, whole genome shotgun sequence includes the following:
- the ppil3 gene encoding peptidyl-prolyl cis-trans isomerase-like 3 — translation MALTVRTDLGDIKVELFCERAPHTCQNFLALCASDYYNGCLFHRNVKGFIVQTGDPTGTGKGGSSIWGRKFEDEFSEHLKHSVRGVVSMANNGPNTNASQFFFTYGKQPHLDMKYTVFGKVIDGLETLDELEKLPVNEKTFRPLTDVRIKEVVIHANPLAF, via the exons ATG GCGTTGACCGTCCGCACCGACCTCGGGGACATCAAGGTGGAACTGTTCTGTGAACGCGCGCCCCACACCTGCCAG AATTTCCTGGCCCTGTGCGCCAGTGATTACTACAATGGCTGCCTCTTTCATCGCAATGTCAAAGGGTTTATTGTGCAAACTGGAGACCCCACAG GTACAGGGAAGGGAGGATCCAGCATTTGGGGCAGGAAGTTTGAAGATGAGTTCAGTGAACACCTCAAG CATAGTGTCCGAGGAGTGGTTTCCATGGCCAACAACGGCCCCAACACAAATGCCTCGCAGTTCTTTTTCACCTACGGCAAGCAGCCTCATCTGGACATGAAGTACACTGTGTTTGGCAA ggtgatcgatgggctgGAGACACTTGATGAGCTGGAGAAACTTCCAGTGAATGAGAAGACATTTCGTCCCCTGACTGACGTGCGCATCAAGGAAGTTGTTATTCACGCCAACCCGCTGGCGTTCTGA